From the genome of Blautia pseudococcoides, one region includes:
- the rpsJ gene encoding 30S ribosomal protein S10: MASQVMRITLKAYDHQLVDASASKIIETVKKNGATVSGPVPLPTKKEVVTILRAVHKYKDSREQFEQRTHKRLIDIITPTQKTVDALSRLEMPAGVYIDIKMKQR; this comes from the coding sequence ATGGCAAGTCAGGTAATGAGAATCACATTAAAAGCTTACGATCATCAGTTGGTTGATGCATCCGCAAGCAAGATCATCGAGACTGTAAAGAAAAATGGAGCAACTGTTAGCGGACCGGTGCCGCTTCCCACTAAGAAGGAAGTAGTAACTATCCTGCGTGCGGTACACAAATACAAAGACTCCAGAGAGCAGTTTGAGCAGAGAACTCATAAGAGACTCATTGATATCATCACACCAACTCAGAAAACAGTTGATGCCCTGTCTCGTTTAGAGATGCCGGCCGGTGTTTACATTGATATCAAAATGAAACAGAGATAA
- a CDS encoding sortase family protein, with protein MSKFLKFIVNLVVICAILVAAALLVPPFAGVNTVMNDNSSKETNLPVGSVAYGREIEAASLKKGDKIIYTSNNKAYVYKVTDMDSSAGSYKVKSVYDKNAKEETVQLINNAVKVVVVVPYIAYAAIALQSKEGLIVVGLGVIFLIILFILAELWRKDEADDDEEDENTSDEDNSEEDEDEEDDEEEKLSRKERKRLKKEEKRRRKLEKKGLLDEEETEDEEEAPDLNAAPIPEKQPDEYDSAMKDAMASIAESIAKVQNGEIEAPEEVQKTVVPQETAEILLNMDEAEEAGVSEVSEMEAVSDDSAALVTADEEAAQPQEETAAEEEVQQEEEIEPEPEEVPVVDKEAVLPAPSVTELLSKAEAAGETPEVIEDKDNEVTLLDYSKLL; from the coding sequence ATGTCTAAGTTTTTGAAATTTATTGTGAATCTGGTTGTGATCTGCGCAATACTTGTGGCAGCCGCCCTGCTCGTTCCTCCCTTTGCAGGGGTCAACACAGTAATGAATGACAACAGCAGTAAAGAGACCAATCTTCCGGTAGGTTCTGTTGCCTACGGAAGGGAGATAGAGGCCGCGAGTCTGAAAAAGGGCGATAAGATTATTTATACCAGCAACAATAAGGCATATGTCTATAAAGTTACGGATATGGATTCCTCCGCTGGTTCGTACAAAGTAAAAAGCGTGTACGACAAGAATGCCAAAGAGGAGACGGTTCAGCTGATCAATAATGCGGTGAAAGTCGTTGTGGTAGTTCCCTACATTGCATATGCAGCCATTGCCCTGCAGAGCAAGGAAGGGCTGATCGTAGTAGGGCTTGGTGTGATCTTTCTGATCATTCTCTTTATCCTGGCTGAGTTATGGCGCAAGGATGAAGCTGATGACGACGAAGAGGATGAAAACACTTCGGATGAGGATAACAGCGAGGAAGACGAAGATGAGGAGGATGACGAAGAAGAAAAGCTGAGCCGCAAGGAGCGTAAGCGCCTCAAAAAAGAGGAGAAGCGCCGCAGAAAGCTTGAAAAGAAGGGTCTTCTGGATGAGGAAGAGACGGAAGATGAGGAGGAAGCTCCAGATTTGAACGCTGCTCCCATACCGGAAAAGCAGCCTGATGAATATGACAGCGCTATGAAAGATGCCATGGCATCTATTGCAGAGAGTATTGCAAAGGTACAGAATGGAGAGATTGAAGCACCTGAGGAGGTACAGAAAACTGTAGTGCCCCAGGAGACTGCAGAAATCCTTCTGAACATGGATGAGGCGGAAGAAGCGGGAGTTTCGGAGGTATCTGAAATGGAAGCGGTATCTGATGACAGCGCTGCTTTGGTGACAGCAGATGAGGAAGCTGCGCAGCCGCAGGAAGAAACGGCTGCCGAAGAAGAGGTACAGCAGGAAGAGGAGATTGAACCTGAACCTGAGGAGGTGCCTGTAGTGGACAAGGAAGCCGTACTTCCTGCCCCGTCTGTGACTGAATTGCTTTCTAAGGCAGAGGCGGCGGGGGAGACGCCGGAAGTGATCGAGGATAAGGATAATGAGGTGACACTTCTGGATTATTCTAAATTGTTATAG
- a CDS encoding aminopeptidase, whose amino-acid sequence MTENAWKKYEDKSEIFAFCEDYRRFISDCKTERECVAWMVQKARKAGFKNLDDIVEAGSELKAGDKVYADNMGKALALFVIGEEPMEKGMRILGAHVDSPRLDLKQNPLYEEAEQALLDTHYYGGVKKYQWVTLPMALHGVVVKKDGTVLPIVIGEDADDPVVGISDLLVHLSGKQMEKNAREVIEGENLNVLVGSIPLEGVETEAVKAKILSILKEKYQVEEEDFISAELEVVPAGAARDFGLDRSMLMAYGHDDRVCAYPSFEATAAAEKVKYTSVCLLVDKEEIGSVGATGMQSRFFENTVAEVMNACGQYSELLVRRALKNSRMLSSDVSAAFDPNYPEVMEKKNAAYLGHGITFNKYTGSRGKSGSNDANPEYIAQLRHIMDENNVSFQTAELGKVDAGGGGTIAYILANYNMEVIDCGVPVLNMHSPWEIASKVDIYEAYQGYLAFLRNC is encoded by the coding sequence TTGACAGAAAACGCTTGGAAGAAATATGAGGACAAAAGTGAAATCTTCGCTTTCTGTGAGGATTACAGGAGATTTATATCTGACTGTAAGACAGAGCGTGAATGTGTTGCCTGGATGGTCCAGAAAGCCAGAAAGGCAGGATTTAAAAATCTTGACGATATTGTGGAGGCAGGGTCAGAACTGAAGGCCGGCGATAAGGTATATGCTGACAATATGGGAAAAGCCCTGGCCCTTTTTGTGATCGGGGAAGAACCCATGGAGAAAGGGATGCGCATCCTGGGAGCCCATGTGGATTCCCCCAGGCTTGACCTGAAACAGAATCCCCTCTATGAGGAGGCAGAACAGGCGCTTCTTGACACGCATTATTACGGCGGCGTGAAGAAATACCAGTGGGTGACACTGCCCATGGCACTGCACGGTGTGGTGGTAAAAAAGGACGGCACTGTGCTCCCCATAGTCATCGGTGAAGATGCGGATGACCCGGTTGTGGGAATCTCAGACCTGCTGGTACACCTTTCCGGAAAACAGATGGAGAAGAACGCCAGGGAAGTCATTGAAGGGGAGAACCTGAATGTGCTTGTGGGCAGTATTCCGCTGGAAGGAGTGGAGACTGAGGCGGTAAAGGCAAAGATCCTTTCTATATTAAAGGAGAAGTATCAGGTGGAGGAGGAGGATTTTATCTCTGCCGAACTGGAAGTGGTCCCTGCGGGGGCAGCAAGAGACTTTGGCCTGGACCGCAGTATGCTTATGGCATACGGGCATGATGACAGGGTGTGTGCCTATCCCTCCTTTGAAGCGACCGCGGCTGCAGAGAAGGTGAAGTATACCTCTGTATGTCTGCTGGTGGATAAAGAGGAGATCGGCAGTGTAGGTGCCACTGGAATGCAGTCACGCTTCTTTGAGAACACAGTGGCAGAGGTCATGAACGCCTGTGGGCAGTACAGCGAGCTGCTGGTCCGCAGGGCGCTGAAGAACTCCAGGATGCTGTCCTCAGATGTAAGCGCAGCCTTTGACCCGAATTACCCGGAGGTAATGGAGAAGAAGAATGCAGCCTATCTTGGACATGGGATCACCTTCAACAAATATACCGGTTCCAGGGGAAAAAGCGGGTCCAATGACGCCAATCCTGAGTATATAGCTCAGCTTCGGCATATTATGGATGAGAACAACGTATCATTCCAGACAGCAGAATTGGGGAAGGTAGATGCAGGCGGAGGCGGAACAATTGCCTACATTCTGGCCAACTATAATATGGAAGTCATTGACTGCGGCGTGCCTGTGCTGAATATGCATTCCCCCTGGGAAATAGCCAGCAAAGTGGATATCTATGAGGCCTATCAGGGATATTTGGCATTCCTCAGAAACTGCTGA
- a CDS encoding alpha-mannosidase — MVLMRERIGKLLEYLQEQIYPRSFQIQDYRMTKTEKRFTDLENLDTSGWDMLTREQLWGGHREYYWFETKVTIPAKFDGECVVYELMTGREGEWDATNPQFSVFVDGKRIQGLDVNHREIILTEKACAGREYRIILSAFTGDQNFALRLCSTVKVLDRKTEKYFYDLSVPFEVARLLPEDDKAYLTILGCLNESLNLLDLRKEGSREYYQSLDKAQEYITREFYEKHCGDSDAYIYCVGHTHIDCAWLWTLKVTEDKAVRSFSTVLELMRRYPEYIFMSSQPQLYKYVKKNAPEVYEEIKERVKQGRWEVEGGMFVEADCNIASGEALVRQFVHGKRFFRDEFGKDNEILWLPDVFGYSAALPQIMEKCGIHYFMTTKISWNEFNKMPCDTFEWEGIDGTRVLTHFVPTRDYNKGAVDGGFETEHFTTYNGYINPSQMKGAWKRYSQKYLNDEVLCSFGYGDGGGGPTKDMLENQRRLAKGIPGCPKTVMSTSRQFFHVLDEKVRGKKYLPSWVGELYLEYHRGTYTSMARNKKYNRKSEFAYQNMELYGILGERLLKESYPDQEIHEGWEVILRNQFHDILPGSSIKEVYDDSKEEYETILCANRAYTDRRLGSLAEQIDAPRHSVVVYNPNSMEAEDVVCFRCPEDLLHPAVKAGEEILPVQKKDDGTCMFTAKAVPPKGYRTFLLEENEEKYEAKIQVTKTHMENGFFSIDLNEKGQFISIYDKKAARELLPEGQAANVLMSYEDRPHNYDAWDLNNYYTEKSWEIDDVAEIQVEECGPVCGCLKVTRNYLDSVISQYICIYENTARIDIKNEIDWKEHQIFVKALFPVDIHTGEASFEIQYGNVKRPTHANTSWDFAKFEVCVHKWMDVSEDGYGVSVLNDCKYGCSVRDGVIGISMLKSAIYPNPDADKEHHSFTYSIYPHQGSWKEAGTVDQAYLLNNPLEASVKENEGGTLPDTYSFVTCSQENVVVEVVKKAEEEDAVIVRLYECFNRRTDVTLTFAEDIKTVCECDMLETDREELRPEGRKVSFRMRPFEIKTLKLKL, encoded by the coding sequence ATGGTGTTAATGAGAGAACGGATCGGCAAACTGCTGGAATACCTCCAGGAGCAGATCTATCCCAGGTCCTTTCAGATTCAGGACTACAGGATGACGAAGACAGAAAAGAGGTTCACGGATTTAGAGAATCTGGATACCTCCGGCTGGGACATGCTGACAAGAGAGCAGCTTTGGGGCGGTCACAGGGAGTATTACTGGTTCGAGACAAAGGTTACGATCCCTGCAAAGTTTGACGGGGAGTGCGTGGTGTATGAGCTGATGACCGGCAGAGAAGGGGAGTGGGATGCGACCAACCCGCAGTTTTCTGTTTTTGTAGACGGAAAGAGGATCCAGGGGCTGGACGTGAACCACAGGGAGATCATCCTTACGGAAAAAGCCTGCGCAGGCCGGGAGTACCGCATCATCCTGTCAGCCTTCACGGGGGACCAGAACTTTGCCCTCAGGCTCTGCTCCACCGTCAAGGTGCTGGACAGAAAGACAGAGAAATATTTTTATGATCTATCGGTACCCTTTGAGGTGGCAAGGCTTCTGCCTGAGGATGACAAGGCATACCTGACCATTCTGGGCTGCCTGAATGAATCCCTGAACCTGCTGGATCTCAGGAAAGAGGGTTCAAGGGAATATTATCAAAGCCTGGATAAAGCACAGGAGTATATTACCAGAGAATTTTATGAAAAACACTGCGGGGACAGTGACGCTTATATTTACTGCGTGGGCCACACCCACATAGACTGTGCCTGGCTGTGGACTTTGAAGGTCACGGAGGATAAGGCTGTGAGAAGCTTTTCCACTGTTCTGGAGCTTATGCGCAGATATCCGGAGTACATCTTCATGTCAAGCCAGCCGCAGCTCTATAAATATGTAAAGAAAAATGCACCGGAAGTATATGAGGAGATCAAGGAACGTGTGAAGCAAGGCCGCTGGGAAGTGGAGGGCGGCATGTTCGTGGAGGCTGACTGCAATATTGCCTCCGGTGAGGCTTTGGTCCGCCAGTTTGTGCACGGGAAACGTTTTTTCAGGGACGAGTTTGGGAAAGACAATGAGATCCTGTGGCTGCCGGATGTGTTCGGCTACTCTGCAGCCCTGCCGCAGATCATGGAAAAATGCGGTATCCATTACTTCATGACCACAAAGATAAGCTGGAATGAATTTAACAAAATGCCCTGCGATACCTTTGAGTGGGAAGGCATTGACGGCACCAGGGTACTGACTCATTTTGTGCCAACCAGGGATTACAACAAAGGAGCAGTGGACGGCGGTTTCGAGACAGAACATTTTACCACTTATAACGGATACATCAATCCGTCCCAGATGAAGGGCGCATGGAAACGCTACAGCCAGAAGTATCTGAACGATGAAGTTCTGTGCAGCTTTGGATACGGGGACGGCGGCGGCGGTCCCACAAAAGACATGCTGGAAAACCAGAGGCGTCTGGCAAAGGGAATCCCGGGCTGCCCCAAAACGGTCATGAGCACTTCCCGGCAGTTCTTCCATGTGCTGGATGAGAAAGTGAGAGGAAAGAAATATCTGCCTTCCTGGGTGGGAGAACTCTATCTGGAGTACCACAGAGGAACCTATACCTCCATGGCGAGAAATAAAAAGTACAACCGAAAGTCTGAATTTGCTTACCAGAACATGGAATTGTACGGCATCCTGGGAGAACGGCTTCTTAAAGAGTCCTATCCTGACCAAGAGATACATGAGGGCTGGGAAGTGATCCTGAGGAACCAGTTCCACGATATTCTGCCCGGATCATCCATCAAAGAGGTTTACGATGACTCCAAGGAGGAATACGAGACAATCCTCTGTGCAAACAGGGCCTATACGGACAGGAGGCTGGGCAGCCTGGCAGAACAGATTGACGCGCCGAGACATTCCGTTGTGGTTTACAACCCAAACAGCATGGAGGCTGAGGATGTGGTGTGTTTCCGGTGTCCGGAGGACCTCCTGCACCCTGCAGTGAAGGCAGGGGAGGAGATTCTTCCTGTACAGAAAAAGGATGACGGTACCTGTATGTTTACCGCAAAAGCTGTTCCCCCGAAGGGATACCGGACCTTCCTGCTGGAAGAGAATGAGGAGAAATACGAAGCCAAGATCCAGGTAACAAAAACCCATATGGAGAATGGATTTTTCTCTATTGACCTGAATGAAAAGGGGCAGTTCATCAGCATATATGACAAGAAGGCAGCCCGTGAGCTTCTTCCCGAAGGCCAGGCAGCCAATGTGCTTATGAGTTATGAGGACAGGCCCCACAACTATGACGCCTGGGATCTGAACAATTATTATACGGAAAAATCCTGGGAGATTGATGATGTGGCAGAGATCCAGGTAGAAGAGTGCGGTCCGGTGTGTGGCTGCCTGAAGGTTACCAGGAATTATCTGGATTCTGTCATCAGCCAGTATATCTGCATTTATGAAAATACGGCACGCATTGATATCAAGAATGAAATAGACTGGAAAGAGCATCAGATTTTTGTGAAGGCTCTGTTTCCGGTGGACATTCACACCGGTGAGGCATCTTTTGAAATCCAGTACGGCAATGTGAAGCGCCCCACCCATGCCAATACCTCTTGGGATTTTGCGAAATTTGAGGTATGCGTGCACAAGTGGATGGATGTATCAGAGGATGGCTATGGTGTAAGTGTTTTAAATGACTGCAAGTACGGCTGCAGTGTTCGGGACGGCGTGATAGGCATTTCTATGCTGAAATCTGCCATCTATCCAAATCCTGACGCGGATAAAGAGCACCATAGCTTTACTTACTCCATCTATCCCCACCAGGGAAGCTGGAAAGAAGCGGGAACTGTGGACCAGGCATATCTGCTGAACAATCCTCTGGAGGCGTCTGTGAAGGAGAATGAGGGGGGCACCCTGCCGGATACCTACTCCTTTGTCACATGCAGCCAGGAGAATGTGGTTGTGGAGGTTGTGAAAAAGGCCGAGGAGGAGGATGCGGTCATTGTCAGACTCTATGAGTGCTTTAACAGAAGGACAGATGTTACCCTGACATTTGCGGAGGACATTAAGACAGTCTGCGAATGTGATATGCTGGAAACAGATAGGGAGGAACTGAGACCTGAGGGAAGAAAGGTGTCCTTCCGGATGAGGCCCTTTGAGATCAAGACCCTGAAGCTTAAGCTTTAA